Proteins found in one Labrus bergylta chromosome 8, fLabBer1.1, whole genome shotgun sequence genomic segment:
- the atp1a3b gene encoding sodium/potassium-transporting ATPase subunit alpha-3b isoform X2: MGDKDDRSPKKKKGAEGRKDMDDLKKEVPITEHKMSIEEVCRKFQTDIVQGLTNAKAAEFLIRDGPNSLTPPPTTPEWVKFCRQLFGGFSVLLWIGAILCFLAYAIQAATEDDPAGDNLYLGIVLTAVVVITGCFSYFQEAKSSKIMESFKNMVPQQALVIREGEKVQINAEEVVAGDLIEVKGGDRIPADIRVVSAHGCKVDNSSLTGESEPQSRSPDCTHDNPLETRNVAFFSTNCVEGTARGLVICTGDRTVMGRIATLTSGLETGKTPIAKEIEHFIHIITGVAVFLGVTFFILAIILGYSWLEAVIFLIGIIVANVPEGLLATVTVCLTLTAKRMAKKNCLVKNLEAVETLGSTSTICSDKTGTLTQNRMTVAHMWFDNQIHEADTTEDQSGASFDKSSVTWQSLARIAGLCNRAQFKAGQDQLPILKRDVAGDASESALLKCIELSCGSVRAMRDRNKKVAEIPFNSTNKYQLSVHETEDPNDNRYLLVMKGAPERILDRCSTIMIQGKEQPMDEELKEAFQNAYMELGGLGERVLGFCHVMMPEDQYPKGFAFDTDDVNFQTDNLCFVGLMSMIDPPRAAVPDAVGKCRSAGIKVIMVTGDHPITAKAIAKGVGIISEGNETVEDIAARLNIPVSQVNPRDAKACVIHGTDLKDLSQDQMDDILRNHTEIVFARTSPQQKLIIVEGCQRLGAIVAVTGDGVNDSPALKKADIGVAMGISGSDVSKQAADMILLDDNFASIVTGVEEGRLIFDNLKKSIAYTLTSNIPEITPFLFFIIVNIPLPLGTITILCIDLGTDMVPAISLAYEAAESDIMKRQPRNPFRDKLVNERLISIAYGQIGMIQALGGFFAYFVILAENGFLPSILVGIRLNWDDRSVNDLEDSYGQQWTYEQRKIVEFTCHTAFFVSIVVVQWADVIICKTRRNSVFQQGMRNKILIFGLFEETALAAFLSYCPGMDVALRMYPLKPSWWFCAFPYSFLIFVYDEVRKLLLRRHPGGWVERETYY, translated from the exons GACAAAGATGACCGATCccccaagaagaagaagggggcgGAGGGAAGAAAGGACATGGATGACCTGAAGAAGGAAGTGCCCATT ACGGAACATAAGATGTCTATAGAGGAAGTATGCAGGAAATTCCAGACTGACATTGTCCAG GGACTGACCAATGCCAAGGCTGCAGAGTTTCTGATCAGGGATGGTCCCAATTCTCTCACCCCTCCTCCCACTACCCCAGAGTGGGTCAAGTTCTGTCGCCAGCTGTTTGGTGGATTCTCAGTCCTGCTGTGGATTGGCGCCATCCTCTGCTTCCTGGCCTACGCCATCCAGGCAGCCACTGAGGACGATCCTGCAGGAGACAAT tTGTACCTAGGTATTGTGCTCACAGCTGTCGTCGTCATTACCGGTTGCTTCTCATACTTTCAAGAGGCCAAGAGCTCCAAAATCATGGAGTCTTTTAAGAACATGGTGCCTCAG CAAGCGTTGGTGATCCGTGAGGGTGAGAAGGTACAGATCAATGCTGAAGAAGTTGTAGCTGGAGATCTGATTGAAGTGAAGGGAGGAGACAGGATCCCTGCTGACATCAGGGTGGTCTCTGCTCATGGCTGCAAg GTCGATAACTCCTCCCTAACAGGCGAGTCAGAGCCTCAGAGCAGGTCACCTGACTGTACCCATGACAACCCCTTGGAGACCCGAAACGTTGCTTTCTTCTCCACCAACTGTGTAGAAG GCACCGCTCGTGGCCTTGTTATCTGCACCGGAGACCGCACAGTCATGGGTCGCATCGCTACTCTGACTTCTGGCCTGGAGACCGGCAAAACCCCCATCGCCAAGGAGATCGAGCATTTTATCCATATCATCACCGGTGTGGCCGTGTTTCTTGGTGTCACATTCTTCATCCTGGCCATCATCCTGGGTTACAGCTGGCTGGAGGCTGTCATCTTCCTCATTGGTATTATCGTGGCTAATGTGCCTGAGGGGCTGCTGGCCACTGTCACC GTATGTCTGACCCTGACTGCCAAGCGTATGGCTAAGAAGAACTGCCTGGTGAAGAACTTAGAGGCTGTGGAAACCCTGGGCTCAACCTCCACCATCTGCTCCGACAAGACAGGAACCCTGACCCAGAACAGGATGACCGTGGCCCATATGTGGTTTGACAACCAGATCCACGAGGCTGACACCACAGAGGACCAGTCTG GTGCTTCTTTCGACAAGAGCTCAGTGACCTGGCAGTCTCTGGCTCGCATCGCTGGTCTTTGTAACCGTGCTCAGTTCAAAGCAGGACAAGACCAACTGCCCATCCTGAAGCGAGACGTTGCTGGAGATGCCTCAGAGTCTGCCCTGCTTAAGTGTATCGAGCTGTCCTGCGGCTCAGTCAGAGCTATGAGGGACAGGAACAAGAAGGTGGCTGAGATTCCCTTTAACTCCACCAACAAATATCAG CTCTCAGTACATGAGACAGAGGATCCTAACGACAACCGTTACCTGCTGGTGATGAAGGGAGCACCTGAGAGGATCCTTGACAGATGCTCCACCATCATGATCCAGGGCAAGGAGCAGCCTATGGACGAGGAGTTGAAAGAAGCTTTCCAGAATGCATACATGGAGCTGGGAGGACTGGGAGAGAGAGTCTTGG GTTTCTGCCATGTGATGATGCCAGAGGATCAGTACCCCAAGGGCTTTGCCTTTGACACAGATGATGTCAACTTCCAGACAGACAACCTTTGCTTTGTTGGCCTCATGTCCATGATTGACCCTCCCCGTGCTGCTGTGCCTGATGCTGTGGGTAAATGCAGATCTGCTGGTATTAAG GTCATTATGGTCACTGGAGATCACCCAATCACAGCCAAGGCCATTGCCAAGGGCGTGGGCATCATCTCCGAGGGCAACGAGACAGTGGAGGACATTGCTGCTCGCCTTAACATTCCTGTCAGCCAGGTCAACCCCAG GGATGCCAAGGCGTGTGTGATCCACGGTACAGACCTGAAAGATCTGTCTCAAGATCAGATGGACGACATCCTGAGGAACCACACAGAGATCGTGTTTGCCAGGACCTCCCCACAACAGAAGCTCATCATTGTAGAGGGCTGCCAGCGACTG GGTGCCATTGTAGCTGTGACAGGTGATGGTGTGAATGACTCACCTGCTCTGAAAAAGGCCGACATCGGTGTTGCCATGGGGATCTCCGGCTCAGATGTGTCCAAACAGGCTGCGGACATGATCTTGTTGGATGACAACTTCGCCTCTATTGTCACAGGAGTGGAAGAAG GTCGCTTGATCTTTGATAACCTGAAGAAGTCCATTGCCTACACCCTGACCAGCAACATCCCAGAGATCACCCCCTTCCTGTTTTTCATCATCGTCAACATCCCCCTGCCTCTTGGAACCATCACCATCCTCTGTATCGACCTGGGAACTGACATG GTACCTGCTATCTCCCTGGCCTATGAAGCAGCTGAGAGCGACATCATGAAGCGTCAGCCCAGGAACCCATTCAGGGACAAGCTGGTGAATGAGAGGCTTATCAGCATTGCCTATGGACAAATCG gtaTGATCCAGGCTCTTGGAGGCTTTTTCGCCTACTTTGTCATCTTGGCCGAAAATGGTTTCCTGCCCAGTATACTTGTGGGCATCAGGCTCAACTGGGACGACCGCTCAGTCAACGACCTGGAAGACAGCTATGGCCAGCAGTGG ACATACGAGCAGAGGAAGATAGTGGAGTTCACATGCCACACAGCCTTCTTTGTCAGTATTGTGGTTGTGCAGTGGGCTGATGTCATCATCTGCAAGACCCGGCGTAACTCTGTGTTCCAGCAGGGCATGAG GAACAAGATCTTGATCTTCGGCCTGTTTGAAGAGACAGCCCTGGCTGCCTTCCTGTCCTACTGCCCAGGCATGGACGTGGCACTCAGGATGTATCCTCTTAA GCCTAGCTGGTGGTTCTGTGCGTTCCCATACAGTTTCCTCATCTTTGTTTATGATGAAGTCCGAAAACTTCTCCTTCGCAGGCACCCAGgag GTTGGGTGGAGAGGGAGACATATTATTGA
- the atp1a3b gene encoding sodium/potassium-transporting ATPase subunit alpha-3b isoform X1: protein MGYGRSDSYRVATTQDKDDRSPKKKKGAEGRKDMDDLKKEVPITEHKMSIEEVCRKFQTDIVQGLTNAKAAEFLIRDGPNSLTPPPTTPEWVKFCRQLFGGFSVLLWIGAILCFLAYAIQAATEDDPAGDNLYLGIVLTAVVVITGCFSYFQEAKSSKIMESFKNMVPQQALVIREGEKVQINAEEVVAGDLIEVKGGDRIPADIRVVSAHGCKVDNSSLTGESEPQSRSPDCTHDNPLETRNVAFFSTNCVEGTARGLVICTGDRTVMGRIATLTSGLETGKTPIAKEIEHFIHIITGVAVFLGVTFFILAIILGYSWLEAVIFLIGIIVANVPEGLLATVTVCLTLTAKRMAKKNCLVKNLEAVETLGSTSTICSDKTGTLTQNRMTVAHMWFDNQIHEADTTEDQSGASFDKSSVTWQSLARIAGLCNRAQFKAGQDQLPILKRDVAGDASESALLKCIELSCGSVRAMRDRNKKVAEIPFNSTNKYQLSVHETEDPNDNRYLLVMKGAPERILDRCSTIMIQGKEQPMDEELKEAFQNAYMELGGLGERVLGFCHVMMPEDQYPKGFAFDTDDVNFQTDNLCFVGLMSMIDPPRAAVPDAVGKCRSAGIKVIMVTGDHPITAKAIAKGVGIISEGNETVEDIAARLNIPVSQVNPRDAKACVIHGTDLKDLSQDQMDDILRNHTEIVFARTSPQQKLIIVEGCQRLGAIVAVTGDGVNDSPALKKADIGVAMGISGSDVSKQAADMILLDDNFASIVTGVEEGRLIFDNLKKSIAYTLTSNIPEITPFLFFIIVNIPLPLGTITILCIDLGTDMVPAISLAYEAAESDIMKRQPRNPFRDKLVNERLISIAYGQIGMIQALGGFFAYFVILAENGFLPSILVGIRLNWDDRSVNDLEDSYGQQWTYEQRKIVEFTCHTAFFVSIVVVQWADVIICKTRRNSVFQQGMRNKILIFGLFEETALAAFLSYCPGMDVALRMYPLKPSWWFCAFPYSFLIFVYDEVRKLLLRRHPGGWVERETYY, encoded by the exons TATGGGCGGTCAGACAGTTACCGCGTTGCCACCACACAGGACAAAGATGACCGATCccccaagaagaagaagggggcgGAGGGAAGAAAGGACATGGATGACCTGAAGAAGGAAGTGCCCATT ACGGAACATAAGATGTCTATAGAGGAAGTATGCAGGAAATTCCAGACTGACATTGTCCAG GGACTGACCAATGCCAAGGCTGCAGAGTTTCTGATCAGGGATGGTCCCAATTCTCTCACCCCTCCTCCCACTACCCCAGAGTGGGTCAAGTTCTGTCGCCAGCTGTTTGGTGGATTCTCAGTCCTGCTGTGGATTGGCGCCATCCTCTGCTTCCTGGCCTACGCCATCCAGGCAGCCACTGAGGACGATCCTGCAGGAGACAAT tTGTACCTAGGTATTGTGCTCACAGCTGTCGTCGTCATTACCGGTTGCTTCTCATACTTTCAAGAGGCCAAGAGCTCCAAAATCATGGAGTCTTTTAAGAACATGGTGCCTCAG CAAGCGTTGGTGATCCGTGAGGGTGAGAAGGTACAGATCAATGCTGAAGAAGTTGTAGCTGGAGATCTGATTGAAGTGAAGGGAGGAGACAGGATCCCTGCTGACATCAGGGTGGTCTCTGCTCATGGCTGCAAg GTCGATAACTCCTCCCTAACAGGCGAGTCAGAGCCTCAGAGCAGGTCACCTGACTGTACCCATGACAACCCCTTGGAGACCCGAAACGTTGCTTTCTTCTCCACCAACTGTGTAGAAG GCACCGCTCGTGGCCTTGTTATCTGCACCGGAGACCGCACAGTCATGGGTCGCATCGCTACTCTGACTTCTGGCCTGGAGACCGGCAAAACCCCCATCGCCAAGGAGATCGAGCATTTTATCCATATCATCACCGGTGTGGCCGTGTTTCTTGGTGTCACATTCTTCATCCTGGCCATCATCCTGGGTTACAGCTGGCTGGAGGCTGTCATCTTCCTCATTGGTATTATCGTGGCTAATGTGCCTGAGGGGCTGCTGGCCACTGTCACC GTATGTCTGACCCTGACTGCCAAGCGTATGGCTAAGAAGAACTGCCTGGTGAAGAACTTAGAGGCTGTGGAAACCCTGGGCTCAACCTCCACCATCTGCTCCGACAAGACAGGAACCCTGACCCAGAACAGGATGACCGTGGCCCATATGTGGTTTGACAACCAGATCCACGAGGCTGACACCACAGAGGACCAGTCTG GTGCTTCTTTCGACAAGAGCTCAGTGACCTGGCAGTCTCTGGCTCGCATCGCTGGTCTTTGTAACCGTGCTCAGTTCAAAGCAGGACAAGACCAACTGCCCATCCTGAAGCGAGACGTTGCTGGAGATGCCTCAGAGTCTGCCCTGCTTAAGTGTATCGAGCTGTCCTGCGGCTCAGTCAGAGCTATGAGGGACAGGAACAAGAAGGTGGCTGAGATTCCCTTTAACTCCACCAACAAATATCAG CTCTCAGTACATGAGACAGAGGATCCTAACGACAACCGTTACCTGCTGGTGATGAAGGGAGCACCTGAGAGGATCCTTGACAGATGCTCCACCATCATGATCCAGGGCAAGGAGCAGCCTATGGACGAGGAGTTGAAAGAAGCTTTCCAGAATGCATACATGGAGCTGGGAGGACTGGGAGAGAGAGTCTTGG GTTTCTGCCATGTGATGATGCCAGAGGATCAGTACCCCAAGGGCTTTGCCTTTGACACAGATGATGTCAACTTCCAGACAGACAACCTTTGCTTTGTTGGCCTCATGTCCATGATTGACCCTCCCCGTGCTGCTGTGCCTGATGCTGTGGGTAAATGCAGATCTGCTGGTATTAAG GTCATTATGGTCACTGGAGATCACCCAATCACAGCCAAGGCCATTGCCAAGGGCGTGGGCATCATCTCCGAGGGCAACGAGACAGTGGAGGACATTGCTGCTCGCCTTAACATTCCTGTCAGCCAGGTCAACCCCAG GGATGCCAAGGCGTGTGTGATCCACGGTACAGACCTGAAAGATCTGTCTCAAGATCAGATGGACGACATCCTGAGGAACCACACAGAGATCGTGTTTGCCAGGACCTCCCCACAACAGAAGCTCATCATTGTAGAGGGCTGCCAGCGACTG GGTGCCATTGTAGCTGTGACAGGTGATGGTGTGAATGACTCACCTGCTCTGAAAAAGGCCGACATCGGTGTTGCCATGGGGATCTCCGGCTCAGATGTGTCCAAACAGGCTGCGGACATGATCTTGTTGGATGACAACTTCGCCTCTATTGTCACAGGAGTGGAAGAAG GTCGCTTGATCTTTGATAACCTGAAGAAGTCCATTGCCTACACCCTGACCAGCAACATCCCAGAGATCACCCCCTTCCTGTTTTTCATCATCGTCAACATCCCCCTGCCTCTTGGAACCATCACCATCCTCTGTATCGACCTGGGAACTGACATG GTACCTGCTATCTCCCTGGCCTATGAAGCAGCTGAGAGCGACATCATGAAGCGTCAGCCCAGGAACCCATTCAGGGACAAGCTGGTGAATGAGAGGCTTATCAGCATTGCCTATGGACAAATCG gtaTGATCCAGGCTCTTGGAGGCTTTTTCGCCTACTTTGTCATCTTGGCCGAAAATGGTTTCCTGCCCAGTATACTTGTGGGCATCAGGCTCAACTGGGACGACCGCTCAGTCAACGACCTGGAAGACAGCTATGGCCAGCAGTGG ACATACGAGCAGAGGAAGATAGTGGAGTTCACATGCCACACAGCCTTCTTTGTCAGTATTGTGGTTGTGCAGTGGGCTGATGTCATCATCTGCAAGACCCGGCGTAACTCTGTGTTCCAGCAGGGCATGAG GAACAAGATCTTGATCTTCGGCCTGTTTGAAGAGACAGCCCTGGCTGCCTTCCTGTCCTACTGCCCAGGCATGGACGTGGCACTCAGGATGTATCCTCTTAA GCCTAGCTGGTGGTTCTGTGCGTTCCCATACAGTTTCCTCATCTTTGTTTATGATGAAGTCCGAAAACTTCTCCTTCGCAGGCACCCAGgag GTTGGGTGGAGAGGGAGACATATTATTGA